One window from the genome of Epinephelus moara isolate mb chromosome 21, YSFRI_EMoa_1.0, whole genome shotgun sequence encodes:
- the rpp40 gene encoding ribonuclease P protein subunit p40, translated as MSAGLERTPRTLLVSDRSSFQHEKNRLSSQVEQLHFNYKVSVLLPECSSAPSHLDAAFNSFNSFYLIRDLPTYELLDKHFLEAAVYQGRVSGLSYKTRLDEDNSVALMPNGHLTLSLDKDSFELLGVEGKPSRFNHRTNRRYVVTVDLTHSSMAPGGRGHQRLIAGLKSRLNLRTDFLLSHHPGGGASLQALLSRYDWSEHRPEISSCTLTDLSCPALLTSDLQSCDPHRFLEWLGAVDAHVSCDNSSSSFLSSLVCPEPKTTLSQALSVSVVGLLLPQDVHRLIEQIRCHLEQPRLESWAALTVHGFVDSPVSWGGAEHGVLRGGENFYSLLMFHDHTYHLHLATGAHDTCPR; from the exons ATGTCGGCAGGTCTGGAGCGGACTCCCCGGACTCTGCTGGTCTCTGATCGGTCCAGCTTTCAGCACGAGAAGAACCGGCTGAGCTCCCAGGTGGAGCAGCTGCACTTCAACTACAAG gtgtctgtgctgctgccagagtgtAGCTCCGCCCCCTCTCACCTGGACGCTGCATTCAACAGTTTCAACAGTTTCTACCTGATCAGGGACCTACCCACGTACGAACTGCTGGACAAACACTTCCTGGAGGCCGCCGTGTACCAAG GACGAGTGTCCGGTCTGTCCTACAAGACGAGGCTCGATGAAGACAACTCTGTCGCTCTGATGCCCAACG GTCACCTGACTCTGTCTCTGGACAAAGACTCGTTTGAGCTGCTGGGAGTCGAAGGGAAACCGTCCAGATTCAACCACAGAACCAACCGCAGATACG TGGTGACAGTTGATCTGACGCACAGCAGCATGGCCCCTGGTGGGCGGGGCCATCAGAGACTCATCGCAGGCCTGAAGTCACGACTTAACCTGAGGACTGACTTCCTGCTGTCACATCATCCAG gGGGCGGAGCCTCTCTGCAGGCTCTCCTGTCTCGATATGATTGGTCAGAGCACAGACCTGAGATCAGCAGCTGCACTCTCACAGACCTTTCCTGCCCCGCCttgctgacctctgacctgcagTCATGTGACCCTCACCGCTTCCTGGAGTGGCTCGGAGCCGTGGACGCCCACGTCAGCTG TGACAACTCATCTAGCAGCTTCCTGTCCTCACTGGTCTGTCCTGAGCCAAAGACGACACTGAGTCAAGCTCTGAGTGTCTCCGTCGTTGGACTGCTGCTTCCACAAGACGTCCACCGCCTCATTGAGCAGATCAG ATGTCACCTGGAGCAGCCTCGGTTGGAGTCCTGGGCAGCGCTGACGGTTCACGGTTTTGTTGACAGTCCGGTGTCGTGGGGAGGCGCTGAACACGGTGtcctgagaggaggagagaactTCTACAGTCTGCTGATGTTCCATGACCACACCTACCACCTGCACCTGGCTACAGGAGCACATGACACCTGTCCTCGGTGA
- the cdyl gene encoding chromodomain Y-like protein yields MATEELYEVERIVDRRKNKKGKVEYLVRWRGYGAEGDTWEPETHLSSCMVYVHDFNRQYAQRQRDTTLLRSTRSSPSLHCSPAYRLPCRPPTSMAARSDVSSDITGGCEQVKPALSLALLPSAGLTRPASVGSQQPSPAGRLSSSLMSASLAGSARRSVDLSKTGIKILVPKSPMNSRLDSEDSPSEAAHSLEAGAQEAHLVPPEVALLEKPSGVQLGPGEERARMGTRPRSQNPLPPPRVPVTPAAMRSLSGTGNSALMEAVAANGMSGVQSAVTGVTSATGKRRLEERSAFDKRLRFSVRQTESAYRYRDIVVKKQDGFTHILLSTKSSENNTLNPEVMKEIQSAMATAASDDSKLVLLGAVGSVFCCGLDFLYFIRRLTDERKKESIKMAETIRTFINTFIQFRKPIVAAVNGPALGLGAAILPLCDVVWANEKAWFQTPYASYGQTPDGCSSFTFPRIMGLASANELLLSGRKLTAQEACSKGLVSQVLWPGTFTQEVMLRVKELVMVDSLVLRESKALMRNTSRSALEQANERECEALKRVWGSSQGTDSILQYLQRGTELC; encoded by the exons ATGGCTACGGAAGAGTTATACGAG GTGGAGAGGATTGTGGACAGGAGGAAGAATAAGAAGGGGAAGGTGGAGTACCTGGTCAGGTGGAGAGGTTACGGTGCGGAGGGCGACACCTGGGAGCCTGAGACTCACCTGTCCTCCTGCATGGTCTACGTCCACGACTTTAACCGTCAGTACGCTCAGCGTCAGAGGGATACCACGTTACTGCGCTCCACCCGCAGCTCACCCAGCCTACACTGCAGCCCCGCCTACAGACTGCCTTGCAGGCCGCCCACCTCCATGGCAGCACGCAGTGACGtcagcagtgacatcacaggAGGCTGTGAGCAGGTGAAACCTGCTCTCAGCCTGGCTCTACTGCCCTCCGCTGGACTGACCCGCCCAGCCTCCGTCGGCTCCCAGCAGCCCTCACCAGCAGGCAGATTAAGCAGCAGTCTGATGTCAGCGTCTCTGGCCGGCTCGGCCCGCCGCAGCGTGGACCTATCCAAGACCGGCATCAAGATCCTTGTTCCTAAGAGTCCCATGAACAGTCGTCTGGACTCAGAGGACTCTCCCAGCGAGGCGGCTCACAGCCTGGAGGCCGGAGCTCAGGAGGCTCACTTGGTCCCACCTGAGGTTGCCCTGCTGGAGAAACCTTCAGGCGTCCAGCTGGGGCCCGGAGAGGAGAGGGCCCGCATGGGGACCAGACCCCGCAGCCAGAACCCCCTGCCCCCACCCCGGGTACCCGTCACACCTGCTGCCATGCGCTCCCTTAGCGGCACAG GTAACTCTGCACTGATGGAGGCTGTAGCTGCCAACGGGATGTCAGGTGTGCAGAGTGCTGTTACCGGGGTGACCAGCGCAACGGGGAAGCGACGTCTGGAGGAACGGTCTGCTTTTGACAAACGTCTGAGATTCAGCGTGCGACAAACAGAGAGCGCTTACCGTTACCGTGACATTGTGGTGAAGAAACAAGATGGCTTCACCCACATCCTGTTGTCAACCAAGAGCTCCGAGAACAACACGCTCAATCCCGAG GTTATGAAGGAGATACAGAGcgccatggcaacagcagcatCAGATGACAGTAAGCTGGTGTTACTCGGCGCCGTCGGCAGCGTCTTCTGCTGCGGCCTTGACTTCCTGTATTTCATCAGACGGCTGACGGACGAAAGGAAGAAGGAGAGCATCAAGATGGCTGAAACCATCAG gaCCTTCATCAACACCTTCATCCAGTTCAGGAAGCCGATTGTGGCAGCGGTAAATGGGCCCGCCCTTGGCCTCGGCGCTGCCATCCTGCCGCTCTGTGACGTCGTGTGGGCCAATGAGAAGGCCTGGTTCCAGACGCCATATGCATCCTATGGCCAGACGCCCGATGGCTGCTCGTCCTTCACCTTCCCCCGCATCATGGGCCTCGCCTCG GCTAACGAGCTGCTGCTGAGTGGCAGGAAGTTGACGGCTCAGGAGGCGTGTTCTAAAGGTTTGGTATCTCAGGTTCTGTGGCCGGGAAccttcacacaggaagtgatgctcCGGGTCAAAGAGCTGGTGATGGTCGACTCACTG GTTCTGCGGGAGTCCAAAGCCCTGATGAGGAACACCAGTCGCAGTGCTCTGGAGCAAGCTAATGAGCGCGAATGTGAAGCTCTGAAGAGAGTCTGGGGCTCATCGCAGGGAACCGACTCCATCTTGCAGTACCTGCAGAGGGGAACCGAGCTCTGCTAG